The segment TCACTGCGGGGCTTTTCATTTTGCTTACAAGCCTCATCAGGCCTGAACGGTTTTCTGACGCTGGCTTCCAAGCCCTTCGACGCCAAGCTCCATGACATCGCCCGGCTTCAGGAAACGCTGCGGCGTCATGCCCATACCGACACCGGGCGGGGTCCCCGTTGTGATGATGTCGCCCGGCTGCAAGGTCATGAATTTCGACAGATAGCTGATCAGATGGGCAACGCCATAAACCATGGTTGCGGTGCTGCCATTCTGGACGCGTTCGCCGTTCAGTTCCAGCCACAGGCGCAGGTTCTGCGGATCGGCAATCTCGTCACGTGTTACAAGCCACGGGCCAATCGGGCCAAAGGTATCATGGCTTTTGCCTTTCACCCACTGCCCGGCATGTTCAAGCTGAAATGCGCGTTCGGACACATCATTGACCACACAGTAACCTGCCACATGATCAAGCGCCTCTGCCTCGGTCACATATTTGGCTTCCTTGCCGATCACGATGCCCAGTTCGACTTCCCAGTCGGATTTTTGCGAACCGCGTGGAATTTCCACATCGTCATTCGGGCCGCAAACCGCCGACGTTGCCTTGAAAAAGATGATCGGCTCAGGCGGCACCTGCATGCCTGCTTCCGCCGCGTGATCGGAATAGTTCAGACCAATGCAGATAAACTTGCCCGGTTTAGCAACACAGGCACCGATCCGCGGGTTGCCTGAGACGACCGGAAGGCCTGCCGAATTAAGGGTGGCAATTTTGGCAAAGGTGGCATCGGAAATGGTGTCTGGATTGAAATCCTCGATCACCGCCGACAAATCTCGGATTACACCGCCCTGATCCAGTAATCCGGGTTTTTCCGCACCAACAGCGCCGAAACGCAGCAGTTTCATTTTGTTTCCTCCCATGATCGGTCTATTTGCATTCCTCATACAAATAATTTGACATGCGGTCCAGCAACGATCCGCAACCCCAAAACAAAAGGGCCGCATATTTGCGGCCCTTTCTGGTATCTTTTATAAGGTCAGGCAAGGTTGGCGCTGAAAAACTCGGCCGTTCTTGAATTGGCGGTTTCAGCATCCTTCTCGTCGTAATGCGCCCCTCCCTTACGCGCAAAGGCGTGATCACGACCTGGATAGAAATGCAGCTCTGTCAACGGATGATCATCAAGCGCGTCCTTGATAACCGCCTGCGCATCGGCTGGGATATACTCATCATTCCCGGCAAGGTGAATGATCACCGGCTGTTTGATCTTTCCGGCCTCGCCGACATAATTGTTCATCCCACCGCCGTAATAGACCGCAAATGCATCGCCATCGGTGCGCGTCGCCGACAGGAAGGTCAAAAGCCCGCCAAGGCAGAAACCGACAACCCCGGCTTTGCCATTTGCACCATCAAGCTTGCGCGCTGCCTGAAGGGTTGCGGCGATATCTTCGACGCCCTTATCGACATTAAATGCCTGATAATAGCCAAATGCCTGTTTCCATTCTTCTTCGGTCTTGTCGGTGATTTCGATCCCTGGCTCGATCCGCCAGAACAGATCGGGACAAACCGCAATATATCCCTGCTTGGCATAGTCATCGGCAATGCCCCGCATCACGGCGTTAACACCAAAAATTTCCTGAATAACCACCACCACCGGTGCCGGTAACTTGGCAGGCATGGCGACATAGGCATCGAAATTTCCGTCTGGCGTCGTTACGGTCAGCTTGCTGGTCATGATGGTCCTCCTTGTCGATATCCGATTTTTCCGGCGACGCCGGTTGTTTCCCTGTTGAGGTATTGGATCGTACCGGTTTCGCAAGGGGTTAAATGGAAGCAATCTGTTTATTCGTCATCAACGCGCAAGGTAAATGGCAGGGTAATCAGAACGTCCAGCCCACCGCCATCCCGGTTGCGAATGGAAATTTCCCCGCCATGTGCCTTGATCGCGCGCCGTGCAATTGACAAACCCAGTCCGAAACCGGCTCCGTTTATTCCCGGTTCCCCGCGAATGAATGGCTCAAACATATTTTCAAGCTGTTCAGCAGGAATGCCTGGCCCCTGATCGGATATGGTGATGCAGAAAACATTGCGACTGGCATCTGCTTCGGCAGAAATCCGGACAAGTTGACCTTCGCGTGAATGACGAAGGGCATTACGCACTATATTCTCAAAGGCCCGCCGCAGAAGTTCGGCGTTGCCGACCACCACCGGTACTTCACCGTGCCAGTTGCGTTTAATAGCAAGGTTTGTCTGGACCTTGATCCCGGTCGCCTCGGCCTCAAACCGGGCATCACCAACAACACGACCCAGCAGATGGTCAATATCAAGCCATGTCTGGTTCTGGCTGGCGCCGCTTTCCGCACGCGACAGGGTCAGAAGTTCACCAACCAGTTCATCCAGACGAATGGTTTCCTTTTCAATCCGGTCAAGTGATCCTTCGATCCGTTCCGGTTTCTGGCGCGCTAGCCCAACAGCCAATTGCATCCGCGCCAGCGGGGACCGCAGTTCATGCGATACGTCGTTCAATAGGCGGTCGCGTGCCTCGATCAATTGTTGCAATCGCACGGCCATCACATCGAAATCACGCGCCAGATCAGCAATCTCGTCACGTCTACGGCCGATCTTTTCGCCCAGTCGCCATGTCAGATCCCCGGTCGACAGTCGCTCGAACCCTTCCTGAAGCTGGCGGATCGGTCGGGTTAGATACCAGGCAAGCACGCCGCTAAACACAAGCCCTCCCAGCACGCCCGCAATTACCAACGGGGTCGGCACATTGAACCGCCCCCGCTCCGGGATAGACGCAACAATATCGGTCACATCAAACTTCAAATGCACAAGCAACCCGACCGGGCTAACCGCATCACGTGACAGAAACCCGTTTTCGCGGATCTCCTCGAACCGGACGGGGGGGAATGTTTCAGGTACGGAACCGCGCACGGAGCTGTCGGTGTGGTTTGCATCCGGCTCGATACTTAGTCGGACACGTTCATTGTCGGGCCAGTGTGCAATCGCCTTCTCAAGCGCACCAATACCTTCGGCCTCGATAATACTTGCAGCAGTATCGATATAACCGCGTGCCGTTTCCTGCAGATATCCGACATGATAGGGTTTGGGTGGGTCACCATATAACGTAAAAAGAAGCCACACGCCCTGCCAGATCCCCATGAAGGTCAAAGCAAACCCGATCAGGATTTTCCAGAATAACCGTCCTCTCATATGTCCTGCCTCAGACGATAGCCAAAGCCGCGCACAGTTTCGATCAGGCCAACATCGTTACTGACAGATTGAAGCTTCTGTCGAAGGTTGCTCATATGGACATCAATCGAACGATCATAAACCTCGCGCGGGCGGCCCAGCACCTTTATCGAAAGCTCGTTTTTTGACATTGCCCGTTCTCTGGCACGCATCAGAACTTCCAGAAGATTGAATTCCGATACCGTCAGTTCCATGTCTTGACCATCAAACTGCGCCACCCGGCGTGCGGTATTAAGCCGCAATTTGCCAAGAACGATTTCGTCGCCATTGTCCGGCCCGCCTGCATCTCGGCGGCTTTCGCCAACCGGTTCGGCCCGGCGCAGAACCGCGCGAATGCGCGCCACCAGTTCGCGTGGATAGTATGGTTTGGGTATGTAATCATCCGCCCCCAGTTCCAGCCCGACAACACGATCGACATCGTCGCCCTTGGCGGTCAGCATGATGACCGGCACCCGGCTTTTGGCGCGCAATTCGCGCAGCACCTCAATCCCGCCGATGCCAGGCATCATGATGTCAAGCAACACCACTGCAAACCCGCCCTCCAGCGCCATACGCAGGCCATCCTTGCCGTTATAGGCGTTGGCGATCTCGAACCCCTCACCTTCAAGATACTCGCCCAGCATCGTGCCGAGCTCGACATCATCATCAACAAGCAGAATTCTGGTCACGGTTTCCGGGTCTTTCAAATGCGGGTTAATTCCTGTTCATGATGACATTCTAGCGCTTAAAACGCCTGACGAAAGGCACGGATGGCGAACTTTACACATTCCTTACAGATCATTTTCATCCTCCTCACCCCGTTCTGACAAAGGGGTTGCTATGTCTGGGATGCCCGATGGCTCAATTGCCTTTCGCCGT is part of the Thalassospira lucentensis genome and harbors:
- a CDS encoding dienelactone hydrolase family protein, which gives rise to MTSKLTVTTPDGNFDAYVAMPAKLPAPVVVVIQEIFGVNAVMRGIADDYAKQGYIAVCPDLFWRIEPGIEITDKTEEEWKQAFGYYQAFNVDKGVEDIAATLQAARKLDGANGKAGVVGFCLGGLLTFLSATRTDGDAFAVYYGGGMNNYVGEAGKIKQPVIIHLAGNDEYIPADAQAVIKDALDDHPLTELHFYPGRDHAFARKGGAHYDEKDAETANSRTAEFFSANLA
- a CDS encoding ATP-binding protein gives rise to the protein MRGRLFWKILIGFALTFMGIWQGVWLLFTLYGDPPKPYHVGYLQETARGYIDTAASIIEAEGIGALEKAIAHWPDNERVRLSIEPDANHTDSSVRGSVPETFPPVRFEEIRENGFLSRDAVSPVGLLVHLKFDVTDIVASIPERGRFNVPTPLVIAGVLGGLVFSGVLAWYLTRPIRQLQEGFERLSTGDLTWRLGEKIGRRRDEIADLARDFDVMAVRLQQLIEARDRLLNDVSHELRSPLARMQLAVGLARQKPERIEGSLDRIEKETIRLDELVGELLTLSRAESGASQNQTWLDIDHLLGRVVGDARFEAEATGIKVQTNLAIKRNWHGEVPVVVGNAELLRRAFENIVRNALRHSREGQLVRISAEADASRNVFCITISDQGPGIPAEQLENMFEPFIRGEPGINGAGFGLGLSIARRAIKAHGGEISIRNRDGGGLDVLITLPFTLRVDDE
- a CDS encoding response regulator transcription factor, producing the protein MTRILLVDDDVELGTMLGEYLEGEGFEIANAYNGKDGLRMALEGGFAVVLLDIMMPGIGGIEVLRELRAKSRVPVIMLTAKGDDVDRVVGLELGADDYIPKPYYPRELVARIRAVLRRAEPVGESRRDAGGPDNGDEIVLGKLRLNTARRVAQFDGQDMELTVSEFNLLEVLMRARERAMSKNELSIKVLGRPREVYDRSIDVHMSNLRQKLQSVSNDVGLIETVRGFGYRLRQDI
- a CDS encoding fumarylacetoacetate hydrolase family protein, whose product is MKLLRFGAVGAEKPGLLDQGGVIRDLSAVIEDFNPDTISDATFAKIATLNSAGLPVVSGNPRIGACVAKPGKFICIGLNYSDHAAEAGMQVPPEPIIFFKATSAVCGPNDDVEIPRGSQKSDWEVELGIVIGKEAKYVTEAEALDHVAGYCVVNDVSERAFQLEHAGQWVKGKSHDTFGPIGPWLVTRDEIADPQNLRLWLELNGERVQNGSTATMVYGVAHLISYLSKFMTLQPGDIITTGTPPGVGMGMTPQRFLKPGDVMELGVEGLGSQRQKTVQA